The window tccaccttaaaagttgccggcagtcggcccagtgaatgaagtgatttttttctctttcattttatagttgtagtttactgatgtatgaacagaggttacataaaaccagagtgagcgtcctctactgaccaatcagactgcagggtttctagctccaccttttagatagatagatagatagatagatagatactttattAATTTCTGTAGGGAAATTGTGTCCAGTGGCTAATACACATAAAAAGTACAAGTACAGGTacaagtacaaaataaaagtaaaataagaataaaaacaatctACATGTAAACAGtgtacacaataaaacaaataaatacatttttttaaaaagtagaaaGTATAAACATGCAGGAGGGTGTGCAGGAAATGAGCTATTTGCTCCCTCCCCCAACTGAGGCATTAAAGAGTCTGATGGCTGTCGGGATGAACGACGTCCTGAACCTCTCAGTCCTGCACCACAGCGACAGGAGACGATGGCAGCTGCTGATTTTTTTGCTCCAGCCAAGATGCAGTGCAGGGGATGGTTAACACAGTCAAGTATGCACTGCACTTTGCTCCTCAGGCATCTCTCGGTTATAGTTTCCACCGAGTCCAGGCTCCTGCCCTGCACTGAGCCAGCTTTCCAGATGAGCTTATCCAGCCGTTTCCTGTTCCTGTCCGTCAGgcttcctccccagcagactACAGCATACAGCAGAGCACTCTCCACCACTGACTTGTAAAACATGTACAGCATGTCACGCACACGTTAAGGGACCGCAGCCTGCAAAGGAATTGGAGCCGACTCTGACCTTTCTTGAAGAGGGCATCAGAGTTGGTCGACCAGTCCAGCCTGTTGTCAAGGTGGACGCCCAGGTACCTGTATGACTCAACCACCTCAATGTGCACTCCCTCAATGCTGACCGGAAGGAGCGGAGTGGGCTTTGACCTATGGAGGTCTATGACCATCTCCTTGGTCTTGGAGGTGTTCAGCACGAGGTGGTTCATGCCACTCCAGTGAGTGAAGGTCCTCACCAGCTCCCTGTATTCACCTTCCCCATCACTCATGTGCAGGGTGAATAGGAATGGCGCCAGTACTGTCCCCTGCGGAGCCCCAGGGCTGCTCAAGACTGTCTCAGACACACAGTTCTCCAGCCTGACGAACTGTGGTCGGCCCCTCAGGTAGTCTGAGACCCAGGAGGTGAGGTAGGAGTCTACCCCCATCCCCTCAAGTTTGTCCCGCAGAATGTGGGGTCGGATGGCATTAAATGCACTGGAGAAGTCGAAGAAAACCAGTCTCACATAGCCACTAGACCCATCCAAGTGAGAATGAGCCCTGTGCAGCATGTAGAGAACTGCGTCCTCCACTCCAATGCGCTCCCGGTAGGCAAACTGGAGGGAGTCTTGGGCGCGTTCCACTTGAGGCCTCAGGTGTCGGAGGATCAGCCTCTCCAGTGTCTTCACTATGTGTGAAGTAAGAGCCGCCGGCCTGTAGTCATTCATCCGGGCTGGACACCCCGCTTTGGGGACCAGCACCAGACAGGAAGTCTTCCACAGACCCGGGACCCTCCCTTGCTGGAGGCTCCTGTTGAGTGCTGGAGGGGCTCAGCTAGCTGCGCTGCACAGTCCTTAAGAAGTCTGGGGCACACACCATCCGGCCCCACTGCTTTGCGTGGGCATAGCCTCCTGAGCTCTGCTCGCACCTCATCTACTGTGAGGGTCAGGGGGAGCCTGGCCGCCGCAGGTGGGGGTGCTGCTGACGCTGCCACTGCTCGCCACTACACGCACCAACTCAAGGGGGCGGGGTAACTGTcaatcagtttttaatgtgGCCAATCACTACACAGCAGTGGGAGGAGTCAACATTAGTTAGCACTAGCATCTGTGCATCAACTTCCTGATCATCACAGAGTTAAGTAACTTTAAAGGCGGCTCAGTTTAGAAAGAACCAACACGAGATGACGTGTTCTTTGCTCAGATGATCAAACTGACTGGCTGACGATGTTAGCTCGCATGCTAGCTACGTTAGCTTAAAAGTCCTCTATTTCCGGAGGGACGAGTCTGTCTGTCCAGAGGACGGGGACACAAAAcccctgtggaaaaaaaagacagagtcCACGTCTCCACATCCAGGGCTGTGTGGACACTGGAGGAAAGCTGACAGACCCCGCCCACTGACGTCCGGTTCTCCGTCTGGTTCCTTTAACGGTGGAGCAGCTCACAGCCTGGGTCAGCAGGACGCTTGTCATATTTGTCCCCGAGGGTTTTATGTCCCTGTCCTCTGGACAAACGGACGTGTTGCTCCGGATCGTCCATTGTAGCGTTAGCATTGAACCCGACACACTATCAACAGACAGCACCGTTTTCATCAACATTTTGAAGTGGAAATAAAAACCTTTTCAGCTAACTTAGCTGACACACTAGCTACTCTAGCTAACgtattagctagctagctaacactggcacccagaaaaaaacatctatgATCCATCGTCTGTTTGATCATCTAAACACAGAACACGTTTCCTTGCGGAGGTCCTCACGTTATTATGGTCTGTATTGATCCATGATCACAGACTTGATAAAAAGTGTTAGCTACTGTAGCTCGCCAGTACTAATGAGCTATGCTAGCTTTGTAGCTATGGTCTGTAGTACATTAAACCGatgaatacaaacacaaagCTAACATTATTTTTACCATAATCTTCGCCTGTACGACATGAAACTGTCCCTGGACCTGACGGAGGCGTGGCTGCGACACTGCGGCTCTGCAGGTCGATGCTTCTCTGAAACGTCCACGTTTAAATGTCCAGGTTACAACGTCGTGTTAACTGGTTCCAGATAACCTgactgtgtgtgatgtcactcCTCTGTGAGGTGTCTGTTATTGTGCCCACTGTCTGTCTCTAGTCTGTGTGTAGGACAGAAGGACCAGGACAGGGCGCTGGCGGCGGCGTTGTCCGACAGCCTCTGGTTGGCCGGCCAGGAGGTCAGTGCCACCGTTACGTTGGTGACCGAAGACTACTGCATCACACCTCACCTGGACTACAAACAGGACAACTTCACAGAGAAGGTACCTGACCATcctcacagtgatgtcatcattaCATCATCAGTAGTGGACCGGCGTCCTCAAACTTGACGTGTGATTgttccagctgcagctgttcacGTTCAACAAGAAGGACGACATGAAAATGTTCATCCTGGATCATCTGCAGTGTGTGAGTTGCtacacctcacctcacctccacCTCATCTGGTGACACTGCTTCCTCCACCagtcttcctcttctctccctctttttcctcctctttctccttcacCATCCCAAAACAACCCCCTGCTCCTTTGGTCCCACAGGCCACGCCCCCTTCACCTGTGTGCAGCAACACAGCTGATaacgataataataataatgcattttattaatCAGCACCTTTCAGAGACAGTAATGTATCTATAGATCATGAAGTCAAACAGTTGagtaataaacaataaaagttaataaaataacaAGACAAAAATCGTCATGATAAATGTTAGGTATGACGTCATCATCAGTGCAGTCACCACGTGTGTCTCCATCAAATCAGATCCAAAAtggcagctggtaaaggtgtgttttcagacgggATCTGATCAGCTCCTGTTCTTATAGATGACACCtcatcatcagtcattaacaTGTCACTGTCTCAGAGACTCACAGGAAGCACTGGCGTGGCATGAATCAGGAAGTGTTGGTCTGATCATCACAAAACTGCCAGAATGAACCAAATCAGTCAGCAGGGGGCGCCACCTGTTACAAACAAGTAGAACGGCTGTTTGTAAAACATGTCCCCGCAATGTGTCCGCAGTCAACCAATAGGAAGTGAGTGTTTCCACAGAGGGGTGTGGCCTAGTATAGAATGACCATCTGTCTGATTATTTTAACACCTGATGTTTGTCTTTAATGTCTGTGTCCTCACCTGTGGAAGGTCTGACCCCTCAGAGGCTCCGCCCCCTCAGCTTTATCCATCTTACCTCAGTCTGAATCAACGACAACCAGCTAATTCATCAATAACCAATAACCAATAACCACCTGatcacagtgatgatgatgattctgTGTTTCAGTTTAAAGAGGAAGGAAGTCATGGAGTCATCCTCTTCCTGTACAGCCTCATCTGCTCCCGCACAGTCGACAGGTAACAACAGCGCCCCCACAGCAGagaagcacagcagcagcacactgatgatgtcagagggctgtgattggctgattgcaGCATTGGTCCAGGAACATGTCCTACTATCCTATTGTTAGCGCCCCCTGCATGCTGCTGTGCTAACACAGCCTGAAAACACTGTCAGGACAGACTCAGTATGAAACTACACCTGCAGAGGTTTCTGAGTCTTCAtcctttctcttcttcctcacaGACTGAAGAAGGACCTGGACTCCGCCCCCTCACACCTGCTGCATCTTAGTCTGGGAAACTTTGTCTGCCATCAGGTGAGGACATACACCTGCTCCtactgtctctgtcctcagagGACAATGTTGGCACCgtacgtttctacaaaccatgaaGACATTTATGTTTCAAACATATTACATCATCTTTTCTATGGTGATGTAGTATctgctctgacatcatcagcaggTGGAGGAAATGATGTCACACCTGCAGATGACTATTCAAccccaacaaaaacacatggacCCGTCACTGTTTGACTGTGAggacagtgtttgttttatattgaGAACCAGAAACTTTAAACCAAACAGGATCTCTTCATGACCGAACCAGGAAGTTCTGGTGTCTAAATTTAAGCACACGTCAACAGCAACACTGCTGAGAACATAAAGAACATTAAACATAATGAACATTAAACATAAAGAACATCGTAACATGACTCATAGAAACAtaccatgccaacatttattctgccgATTGCGTTGGTCCTGGTTCTCACTTTGTTCTCTCTTGGTTCTGTCTTGGTCGTCTCTTGGTCCTGTCTTAGTTCTCTCCTGCAGTATCTGAGGTTCTCACAGGTCGTTTTCCCTGGTCTGTGTCTGCAGGCTCTGCTGAACCTGTTGCTGACAGGTAAGGCCAGTCCCCACGTCTTTAATGGGACTCTATACTTCGGGGAGGACGGACGTCCTCTGGAGCATCCTCTGCAGGGCGTCCTGTCCCGCAGTGATGTGGGATATTTACACTGGAGCCGAGAGCAGATGGAGACGGGCAGACTACTGCAGGTATCGTCACTCTACTGGGTTTTCCTGGTTCTGTGGTACTGATGGTAACTGCTGGTATTAGTACTGCAGATACTACaaggacagagttgtcttgctccTGTTGAGGTGGACTCATCTGAATCACATTCagacgagacgagacaagaAGAGACGAATCTTTAACCAATCACATTCAGAGGAGACGAGAAGAGAATAGACGCAACGAGAAGAGACAACTCTTTAACCAATCAGACTCAGATAAGACGAGACGAATCTTCAACCAATCACATTCACACGAGttgagacaaagagaaaatacaAGACGAGACAAGTCTTTAACAAATCACAATCAGACAAGGCGACGAGACGACCCTGTCCTCAGTATGTCCCTGTGACcctgtgtcctctgtcctcagTATGTCTCTGTGACACAgtgtcctctgtcctcaggtGGGCAGCATGCTTAAGACACCCCGGTACCCGGTGTGGCTTTGCTGTATCAACAGCAGCTTCTCGGTGGTCTTCAGTCTGGACCGCTCGCTGCTCTCTGATTGGAGGACGGAGCACCTGTTCCACCTGTTCTACTACAACGGACAGACATCCCAGAGGACCATGGCCAGACTGACTGTAGGTGAGGatctgggtctgactgagacAGGGTGTCCACCTGTTCTGGTCTCACGTCTGATCCAGACTCTGTGTGCAGATACTCACTCTCACCACTGGGAGGCGTCCTGCAGACCCTCAGACCTGGACCCTGAGAGGAGGTTCCCCTCGCTGGAGATGACCCTCAGGACCAAGTGGGATGGAGCCGTCATCGACTGGGGTGGGACCACACCGTTCTACTGACCACCTGACCTGACAGGAAGCTCTGCCCATCAACATACAGACCTGCAGAGCTACAGCTGGACCTGATCCAGTCTGGGTCCATCAGAACCAGGTGGATCTGATCCAATCTGGGTCCTTTAGAACCAGCTGGACCTGATCCAATCTGGGCCCTTTAGAACCAGCTGGATCTGATCCAGTCTACGACTCTCAGAACCAGCTGAACCTGATCCAGTCTGGGTCCATCAGAACCAGTTGGTTCTGATACAGTCTGGGTCCCTTAGATCCAGCAAGACCTGATTCAGTCTGGGTCCCTAGGAACCAGGTGGATCTTCCCCAGTCTGGGTCTATCAGAACTAAATGGGCCTGGTCCAGTCTGGGTCCACCAGAACCAGGTGGACCTGATCCAGTCTGGGTCCATCACAACCAGCGAGACCTGATCGAGTGTGGGTTTCTTAGATCCAGCTGGACCTGATTAGCTAATTAAACAGTCGTCACCTGATCTTTGgcattgtgtttctttttgagAGATCACTGTGAGACTCAGACACGCCGACATCACATCTGATATCAGACTGAGagactgacatcagacagactgacaatagactgacatcagactgacatcagactgactgacaatagactgacatcagactgacatcagactgactgacaatagactgacaccagactgacatcagactgactgaCAATAGACTaacatcagactgacatcagactgacagactgacatcagactgactgacaataaactgacatcagactgactgacaatagactgacatcagactgactgacaatagactgacatcagactgtcTGACAACAGACTAACATCAGACTGACTGACAATagactgacaccagactgacatcagactgactgaCAATAGACTaacatcagactgacatcagactgacagactgacatcagactgactgacaatagactgacatcagactgactgacaatagactgacatcagactgtcTGACAACAGACTAACATCAGACTGACTGACAatagactgacatcagactgacatcagactgacatcagactgactgacaatagactgacatcagactgacatcagactgacagactgacatcagactgactgacatcagactgacatcagactgactgacaatagactgacatcagactgacatcagactgacagactgacatcagactgactgacatcagactgacatcagactgactgacaacagactgacatcagactgactgactgacatcagactgactgacatcagactgacatcagactgactgacaatagactgacatcagactgacatcagactgacagactgacatcagactgactgacatcagactgacatcagactgactgacaacagactgacatcagactgacatcagactgactgacaatagactgacatcagactgacatcagactgacagactgacatcagactgactgacatcagactgacatcagactgactgacatcagactgacatcagactgactgaCAACAGACTaacatcagactgacatcagactgacagactgacatcagactgacatcagactgacatcagactgacatcagactgactgacatcagactgacatcagactgacatcagactgacgtcagactgacatcagactgacagactgacatcagactgactgacatcagactgacatcagactgactgacaatagactgacatcagactgacagactgacatcagactaaCGTCAGACTCacatcagactgacagactgacatcagactgacatcagactgacagactCACATCAGACTGAATGACAACAGACTaacatcagactgacatcagactgacagactgaccgactgacatcagactgacagactgacatcaaACTGACATCAGACTAACATCAGACTAACgtcagactgacagactgacatcagactgacatcagactaacagactgacaccagactgacatcagactgacatcagactaacgtcagactgacaccagactgacatcagactaacgtcagactgacaccagactgacatcagactgacagactgacatcagactgacatcagactaacagactgacaccagactgacatcagactaacgtcagactgacaccagactgacatcagactgacatcagactaacgtcagactgacaccagactgacatcagactgacagactgacatcagactgactgacatcagactgacatcagactgactgaCAATAGACTGCCATCAGACTGCcatcagactgacagactgacatcagactgactgacatcagactgacatcagactgacatcagactgacgtcagactgacatcagactgacagactgacatcagactgactgacatcagactgacatcagactgacatcagactaacgtcagactgacatcagactgacagactgacatcagactgactgacatcagactgacatcagactgactgacaatagactgacatcagactgacagactgacatcagactaaCGTCAGACTCacatcagactgacagactgacatcagactgacatcagactgacagactCACATCAGACTGAATGACAACAGACTaacatcagactgacatcagactgacagactgaccgactgacatcagactgacagactgacatcaaactgacatcagactaacagactgacatcagactgacagactgacatcagactaacgtcagactgacagactgacatcagactgacatcagactaacagactgacaccagactgacatcagactgacatcagactaacgtcagactgacaccagactgacatcagactaacgtcagactgacaccagactgacatcagactgacagactgacatcagactgacatcagactaacagactgacaccagactgacatcagactaacgtcagactgacaccagactgacatcagactgacatcagactaacgtcagactgacaccagactgacatcagactaacgtcagactgacaccagactgacatcagactgacagactgacatcagactgacatcagactgacagactgacatcagactgacatcagactaacagactgacaccagactgacatcagactaacgtcagactgacaccagactgacatcagactgacatcagactaacatcagactgacatcagactaacgtcagactgacatcagactgacatcagactgacagactgaccgactgacatcagactgacatcagactgacagactgaccgactgacatcagactgacagactgaccgactgacatcagactgacatcagactgacatcagactgacatcagactgacagactgacatcagactaacgtcagactgacatcagactgacagactgacaccagactgacatcagactgacagactgacatcagactaacatcagactgacatcagactgaccgactgacatcagactgacatcagactgacagactgacatcagactgacatcagactgacatcagactgatagaatgacatcagactgacagaatgacatcagactgacatcagactaacgtcagactgacagactgacatcagactgacatcagactgatagaatgacatcagactgacatcagactgacagaatgacatcagactgacatcagactgacatcagactgatagaatgacatcagactgacagaatgacatcagactgacatcagactaacgtcagactgacagactgacatcagactgacatcagactaacagactgacatcagagtGACATCAGagtgacatcagactgacaacAGACTGACACCAGagtgacatcagactgacagactgacaacagactgacatcagagtgacatcagactgacagactgacaacagactgacatcagactgacagactgacatcagactgacatcagagtgacatcagactgacagactgacaacagactgacatcagactgacagactgacatcagagtGACATCAG is drawn from Epinephelus fuscoguttatus linkage group LG5, E.fuscoguttatus.final_Chr_v1 and contains these coding sequences:
- the mindy4b gene encoding inactive ubiquitin carboxyl-terminal hydrolase MINDY-4B isoform X4, with amino-acid sequence MVVQARIIKHLLFIRQSGSDRQTLHRRGQTDSSSRDPVGHVQSEDNTSDSLCVGQKDQDRALAAALSDSLWLAGQEVSATVTLVTEDYCITPHLDYKQDNFTEKLQLFTFNKKDDMKMFILDHLQCFKEEGSHGVILFLYSLICSRTVDRLKKDLDSAPSHLLHLSLGNFVCHQALLNLLLTGKASPHVFNGTLYFGEDGRPLEHPLQGVLSRSDVGYLHWSREQMETGRLLQVGSMLKTPRYPVWLCCINSSFSVVFSLDRSLLSDWRTEHLFHLFYYNGQTSQRTMARLTVGEDLGLTETGCPPVLVSRLIQTLCADTHSHHWEASCRPSDLDPERRFPSLEMTLRTKWDGAVIDWGGTTPFY
- the mindy4b gene encoding inactive ubiquitin carboxyl-terminal hydrolase MINDY-4B isoform X1; translated protein: MTDCRLNYIQLLQQEVDKDPDRLLDVGKEEDQEEAPPPCRPLPQLCSIPRRLVISPGLGGSPVTPQLTESLRRILFGGTFHVFNYEWRKSVFQFREPNSELSYALETDRGGARAIQMVVQARIIKHLLFIRQSGSDRQTLHRRGQTDSSSRDPVGHVQSEDNTSDSLCVGQKDQDRALAAALSDSLWLAGQEVSATVTLVTEDYCITPHLDYKQDNFTEKLQLFTFNKKDDMKMFILDHLQCFKEEGSHGVILFLYSLICSRTVDRLKKDLDSAPSHLLHLSLGNFVCHQALLNLLLTGKASPHVFNGTLYFGEDGRPLEHPLQGVLSRSDVGYLHWSREQMETGRLLQVGSMLKTPRYPVWLCCINSSFSVVFSLDRSLLSDWRTEHLFHLFYYNGQTSQRTMARLTVGEDLGLTETGCPPVLVSRLIQTLCADTHSHHWEASCRPSDLDPERRFPSLEMTLRTKWDGAVIDWGGTTPFY
- the mindy4b gene encoding inactive ubiquitin carboxyl-terminal hydrolase MINDY-4B isoform X2; the encoded protein is MTDCRLNYIQLLQQEVDKDPDRLLDVGKEEDQEEAPPPCRPLPQLCSIPRRLVISPGLGGSPVTPQLTESLRRILFGGTFHVFNYEWRKSVFQFREPNSELSYALETDRGGARAIQMVVQARIIKHLLFIRQSGSDRQTLHRRGQTDSSSRDPVGHVQSEDNTSDSLCVGQKDQDRALAAALSDSLWLAGQEVSATVTLVTEDYCITPHLDYKQDNFTEKLQLFTFNKKDDMKMFILDHLQCFKEEGSHGVILFLYSLICSRTVDRLKKDLDSAPSHLLHLSLGNFVCHQALLNLLLTGKASPHVFNGTLYFGEDGRPLEHPLQGVLSRSDVGYLHWSREQMETGRLLQVGSMLKTPRYPVWLCCINSSFSVVFSLDRSLLSDWRTEHLFHLFYYNGQTSQRTMARLTVDTHSHHWEASCRPSDLDPERRFPSLEMTLRTKWDGAVIDWGGTTPFY
- the mindy4b gene encoding inactive ubiquitin carboxyl-terminal hydrolase MINDY-4B isoform X3 is translated as MTDCRLNYIQLLQQEVDKDPDRLLDVGKEEDQEEAPPPCRPLPQLCSIPRRLVISPGLGGSPVTPQLTESLRRILFGGTFHVFNYEWRKSVFQFREPNSELSYALETDRGGARAIQMVVQARIIKHLLFIRQSGSDRQTLHRRGQTDSSSRDPVGHVQSEDNTSDSLCVGQKDQDRALAAALSDSLWLAGQEVSATVTLVTEDYCITPHLDYKQDNFTEKLQLFTFNKKDDMKMFILDHLQCFKEEGSHGVILFLYSLICSRTVDRLKKDLDSAPSHLLHLSLGNFVCHQALLNLLLTGKASPHVFNGTLYFGEDGRPLEHPLQGVLSRSDVGYLHWSREQMETGRLLQVGSMLKTPRYPVWLCCINSSFSVVFSLDRSLLSDWRTEHLFHLFYYNGQTSQRTMARLTILTLTTGRRPADPQTWTLRGGSPRWR